A part of Paraburkholderia azotifigens genomic DNA contains:
- a CDS encoding ABC transporter permease, which yields MASVDYLQQTRQTSVRHRRVSAWLQATPLTLTFAFFFIVPLVITLIVSFWDFNEYQIIPAFTLKNYAAIFDGCGSLTDVCVTFKTYWSTLRFCAIVWAVTLVLGFAIAYFLAFHVRTTAMQTVLFLVCTIPFWTSNVIRMISWIPLLGRNGLVNQALMSAHLVDQPLDWLLYSSFSVVLAFVHLYTFFMIVPIFNAMMRIDRSLLEAARDGGASSWQVIRDVVLPLSKTGIVIGSIFVVTIVMGDFLTVGVMGGQQIASVGKIIQVQTGYLQFPAAAANAIILLAVVLMIVWTLTRAVDIRKEL from the coding sequence ATGGCCTCGGTCGACTATCTGCAGCAAACCAGGCAAACGTCGGTGCGCCATCGACGCGTGAGCGCCTGGCTGCAAGCCACGCCGCTCACGCTGACGTTCGCGTTCTTCTTCATCGTGCCGCTCGTGATCACGTTGATCGTGAGCTTCTGGGACTTCAACGAGTATCAGATCATCCCGGCGTTCACGTTGAAGAACTACGCGGCGATATTCGACGGTTGCGGCTCGCTGACGGATGTGTGCGTCACCTTCAAGACCTACTGGTCGACGCTCAGGTTCTGCGCGATCGTCTGGGCGGTGACGCTCGTGCTCGGCTTCGCGATCGCGTACTTCCTCGCGTTCCACGTCCGCACGACCGCGATGCAGACGGTGCTGTTTCTCGTCTGCACCATTCCGTTCTGGACCTCGAACGTGATCCGCATGATCTCGTGGATTCCGCTGCTCGGCCGCAACGGGCTCGTCAATCAGGCGCTGATGTCTGCGCATCTCGTCGATCAGCCGCTCGACTGGCTGCTGTATTCCAGCTTCTCCGTCGTGCTCGCGTTCGTGCATCTGTACACGTTCTTCATGATCGTGCCGATCTTCAACGCGATGATGCGTATCGACCGCTCGTTGCTCGAAGCGGCGCGCGACGGCGGCGCCAGCAGCTGGCAGGTGATCCGCGACGTCGTCTTGCCGCTGTCGAAGACGGGCATCGTGATCGGCTCCATTTTCGTCGTCACGATCGTGATGGGCGACTTCCTCACCGTCGGTGTCATGGGCGGACAGCAGATCGCTTCGGTGGGCAAGATCATCCAGGTGCAAACGGGATATCTGCAATTCCCCGCAGCGGCAGCCAACGCGATCATTTTGCTCGCCGTCGTGCTCATGATCGTATGGACGCTGACGCGCGCCGTCGACATCAGAAAGGAACTGTGA
- a CDS encoding ABC transporter substrate-binding protein produces the protein MNDDKPAAPAQHVEEETVSKGVSRRTFIKGAVAAAGIAGFPYVHAQEKITLRYLGTAVNQSAEIAKKFKEDTGIEIQYIPVTTDDVTKRIITQPNSFDIVDTEYFALRKLIPAGTLAGMDAKRIKLADRITPVLTKGEVDGKKIGDQGTAPKKVMFLKGARSTEFSAAPTEWMTLIPTTYNADTLGIRPDLIARPVTSWADLLNPQFKGKAALLNIPAIGIMDAAMAIEATGRVKYGDKGNMTKAEIDQTIKILIEAKRAGQFRAFWRDFNESVNLMASGEVVIQSMWSPAVTKVRTMGIACKFQPLKEGYRSWASGFGFPRSLQGKKLDAAYEFVNWFQDGWAGAYLMRQGYYPGVTETAKSHMQAYEWDYWMEGKPAAQDIKAPDGQLLEKAGSVRDGGSYNQRMGAIACWNAVMDENIYMVQKWNEFIAA, from the coding sequence ATGAACGACGACAAGCCGGCAGCACCCGCGCAACACGTTGAAGAAGAGACCGTCAGCAAGGGCGTGTCGCGCCGCACGTTCATCAAGGGCGCTGTCGCGGCAGCGGGCATCGCGGGTTTTCCGTATGTGCACGCACAGGAAAAAATCACGCTGCGCTACCTGGGTACGGCCGTCAACCAGAGCGCGGAGATCGCGAAGAAGTTCAAGGAAGACACGGGCATCGAGATTCAATACATCCCCGTGACCACCGACGACGTCACCAAGCGCATCATCACGCAACCCAATTCGTTCGATATCGTCGACACCGAGTACTTCGCGCTCAGGAAACTCATTCCCGCCGGCACGCTCGCGGGCATGGACGCGAAGCGCATCAAGCTCGCCGACAGGATCACCCCCGTGCTCACGAAGGGTGAAGTGGACGGCAAGAAGATCGGAGATCAGGGCACCGCGCCGAAGAAGGTGATGTTCCTCAAGGGCGCGCGTTCGACGGAGTTTTCCGCCGCGCCGACGGAATGGATGACGCTCATTCCGACCACGTACAACGCCGACACGCTCGGTATTCGCCCCGATCTGATCGCCCGTCCCGTGACGAGCTGGGCAGATCTCCTCAATCCGCAATTCAAGGGCAAGGCGGCGCTGCTGAACATTCCCGCCATCGGCATCATGGATGCCGCCATGGCGATCGAAGCGACGGGCCGCGTGAAGTACGGCGACAAGGGCAACATGACCAAAGCCGAAATCGACCAGACCATCAAGATCCTGATCGAAGCGAAGCGCGCCGGCCAGTTCCGCGCATTCTGGCGCGACTTCAACGAGAGCGTGAACCTGATGGCCTCGGGCGAAGTCGTGATCCAGTCGATGTGGTCGCCCGCCGTCACGAAAGTGCGCACGATGGGCATCGCCTGCAAGTTCCAGCCGCTCAAGGAAGGCTATCGTTCATGGGCATCGGGCTTCGGCTTTCCGCGCTCGCTGCAGGGCAAGAAGCTCGACGCGGCGTACGAGTTCGTCAACTGGTTTCAGGACGGCTGGGCGGGCGCCTATCTGATGCGCCAGGGCTACTACCCCGGCGTCACGGAAACGGCAAAATCGCATATGCAGGCCTACGAATGGGACTACTGGATGGAAGGCAAGCCCGCCGCGCAAGACATCAAGGCGCCCGACGGACAGTTGCTCGAAAAGGCGGGCAGCGTGCGCGACGGCGGCTCGTACAACCAGCGCATGGGCGCCATTGCGTGCTGGAACGCCGTGATGGACGAGAACATCTACATGGTGCAGAAGTGGAACGAATTCATCGCGGCATGA
- a CDS encoding ABC transporter ATP-binding protein: MVQPASTVVHASPADIELVHVSKRYGDSLAVDAIDLRIPGGAYCCLLGPSGCGKTSTLRMIAGHESVSDGDVLIGGRNVTREAPASRGTAMVFQSYALFPHLSALDNVAFSLKMRGVAKEVRRKRAGGLLELVAMSAYAHRRPAELSGGQQQRVALARALLNEPRCLLLDEPLSALDPFLRVQMRAELKRWQKDLGITFVHVTHSQEEAMALADLVVVMSHGHIEQTGTPFQVFNQPRTEFVARFLGGHNVLGANGRLFTVRADRLRVAPQGVTPGTSAGERGLSRIGGLACTVREAEYQGTHLRITLDPLDGSPALVSLMSDADYDPHRLGPDARVTVWWDEQNAHPLAA; the protein is encoded by the coding sequence ATGGTTCAGCCGGCATCCACTGTGGTTCATGCAAGCCCAGCCGACATTGAGCTCGTGCATGTGTCGAAGCGCTATGGCGATTCGCTCGCCGTCGACGCCATCGATCTGCGTATTCCCGGCGGTGCTTACTGCTGCCTGCTCGGTCCGTCAGGTTGCGGCAAAACCTCGACCTTGCGCATGATCGCGGGTCACGAGTCGGTGTCCGACGGCGACGTGCTGATCGGCGGTCGCAATGTCACGCGCGAGGCGCCTGCCTCGCGCGGCACGGCAATGGTGTTTCAGAGCTATGCGCTGTTTCCGCATCTGTCCGCGCTCGACAACGTCGCGTTCAGCCTCAAGATGCGCGGCGTCGCCAAAGAGGTGCGCAGAAAGCGCGCCGGCGGACTCCTCGAACTCGTCGCGATGTCGGCCTACGCGCACCGCAGGCCCGCCGAGCTTTCGGGCGGCCAGCAGCAGCGCGTCGCGCTCGCGCGCGCGTTGCTCAACGAACCGCGCTGCCTCCTGCTCGACGAGCCGCTGTCGGCGCTCGACCCTTTCCTGCGCGTGCAGATGCGAGCCGAACTGAAGCGCTGGCAGAAGGACCTCGGCATCACCTTCGTGCACGTCACGCACTCTCAGGAAGAAGCAATGGCGCTCGCCGATCTGGTAGTGGTGATGAGTCACGGCCATATCGAACAGACGGGCACACCGTTCCAGGTCTTCAACCAGCCACGCACGGAATTCGTCGCGCGCTTTCTCGGCGGCCATAACGTGCTCGGCGCGAACGGCCGGCTCTTCACTGTGCGCGCCGACCGTCTGCGCGTCGCGCCGCAAGGCGTCACGCCCGGCACGAGTGCGGGCGAAAGAGGCTTGAGCCGCATCGGCGGGCTCGCCTGCACGGTGCGCGAAGCCGAGTACCAGGGCACGCATCTGCGCATCACGCTCGATCCGCTGGATGGTTCGCCCGCGCTGGTTTCGCTGATGAGCGACGCCGACTACGACCCGCATCGTCTGGGACCGGACGCGCGCGTGACCGTCTGGTGGGACGAACAGAACGCCCATCCGCTCGCGGCGTAA